In bacterium, the sequence ACCCGCGTCCTGACCATCGCCCTGGCCGGCGACCTGGGGGCGGTGGCGCGCTACGGACTATCCGGTCTGGTGCAGCGCTGGGCCGGCGCGCGCTTCCCGCTGGGCACGCTGGCCGTCAACGTGGCGGGCTGCTTCCTGATCGGCCTGCTGGCCACCCTGAGCCTGGAATGCTGGTCGCTCAGCCCCGTCACCCGCACCGCCCTGCTCATCGGCTTCCTGGGCGCGTTCACCACCTTCTCCACCTTCAGCTACGAGATCCTGGCCCTGCTGCGCGAGGGGGCGGTCTGGCGGGCGGCGCTCAACGTCGGCCTGTCGGTGCTGTTGTGCCTGGGTGCGGCGTGGGCGGGCGTGGTGCTGGCGTCGCGAGTCTGATACGTTCCGTCTACCCCTTG encodes:
- the crcB gene encoding fluoride efflux transporter CrcB — its product is MPADTCAGTGRSLCGGRRATRVLTIALAGDLGAVARYGLSGLVQRWAGARFPLGTLAVNVAGCFLIGLLATLSLECWSLSPVTRTALLIGFLGAFTTFSTFSYEILALLREGAVWRAALNVGLSVLLCLGAAWAGVVLASRV